A section of the Naumovozyma dairenensis CBS 421 chromosome 5, complete genome genome encodes:
- the NDAI0E02470 gene encoding caspase family protein (similar to Saccharomyces cerevisiae MCA1 (YOR197W); ancestral locus Anc_8.608): MYSNGQQYNYAYDPNQYQYQQPMYNAPPPPPQQYYQYEPDPIYQSYSSDPYYGTQVAYEAYPPPPQESSYSYGKRKALLIGINYFGSRNQLSGCINDTQNMYNFLVQRYGYSPDDIVRLTDDQANPVCVPTRYNMLRAMSWLVKDVQPGDHLFLHYSGHGGQTPDLDGDEEDGMDDVIYPVDFETQGFIVDDLMHDIMVRPLMQGVTFTALFDSCHSGTVLDLPFTYSTKGVIKEPNMWKNIGSSGLGAAMAYATGNTSDLLGSLRSIGNTVGGGNNGYDRQRVIQMKFSPADIIMLSGSKDNQTSADTFEDGQNIGAMSHAFIKVMSYQPQQSYLSLLQNIRAELMNKYSQRPQLSTSHPIDINAAFNI, encoded by the coding sequence ATGTACTCAAACGGACAACAATATAATTACGCTTATGACCCAAATCAATACCAGTATCAACAACCCATGTACAATGCTCCACCGCCTCCTCCTCAACAATATTATCAGTACGAACCAGATCCAATTTACCAATCATACAGTAGTGATCCATATTATGGAACTCAAGTGGCGTACGAAGCGTACCCTCCCCCTCCACAAGAATCTTCCTACAGTTATGGGAAACGTAAGGCACTTCTAATAggaataaattattttggtTCCAGAAACCAATTAAGCGGATGCATCAATGATACCCAAAATATGTATAATTTCTTAGTTCAAAGATACGGATATTCACCAGATGATATCGTTAGACTTACAGATGATCAAGCAAACCCAGTTTGTGTACCGACCAGATATAACATGTTAAGAGCAATGAGTTGGCTTGTTAAAGATGTTCAACCTGGTGATCATCTGTTCTTACATTATTCAGGGCATGGTGGTCAAACACCAGATTTAGATggagatgaagaagatggaaTGGATGACGTGATTTATCCTGTGGATTTCGAAACGCAAGGGTTCATTGTCGATGACCTGATGCATGATATTATGGTTAGACCATTGATGCAAGGTGTGACATTTACTGCGTTGTTCGATTCTTGTCATTCTGGTACAGTTTTGGATTTACCATTTACATATTCTACAAAAGGTGTGATAAAGGAACCTAACATGtggaaaaatattggaTCAAGTGGGTTGGGAGCTGCAATGGCATACGCAACAGGTAATACATCGGATTTGTTAGGTTCTTTAAGATCTATAGGTAATACTGTAGGTGGGGGGAATAATGGTTATGATCGCCAACGTGTTATTCAAATGAAGTTTTCTCCTGCAGATATAATTATGTTATCAGGTTCGAAAGATAATCAAACATCTGCAGATACGTTTGAGGATGGACAGAATATTGGTGCTATGTCCCATGCTTTCATCAAAGTGATGTCCTACCAACCACAACAAAGTTATCTCTCTctattacaaaatattagaGCAGAActaatgaataaatattcaCAAAGACCACAACTATCTACATCTCACCCAATTGATATAAACGCAgcatttaatatataa